TGGGCCCGCCAGTGGCGCCCCTGGACCGTTCAATGTTCCGGCCACAGTGGGCGGTGGCAGCCTCGGTGGAGGTGCTCCAAGCACGGCTCAAAGTACGTCCAGCCTCAGCGTAAGCAAGGCCAACAGCAAAACCAACCAAGCGCTGCTGTACTACCAAACGCACACGGCCCAGATCGAAATCGTGCGCCACGATCGCACGCTGGAGCAGATCGTGTTTCCGATACCGGAGATCTGCGAGTATCTGACGAAGGACACGAAGGTCCGGGTGCTGAACACGGCCGAACGGGATGACCAGGGTAGCAAGGTGGCCGACTTTTTCGATCGGCACGAGGCCATGTTCAACGAGATGAAGTGGCAGAAGAAGCTGCGCGGTCAACCGGCCCTGTTCTGGGTCAGCAGCTACATGTCGCTGTGGAGCACGATTCTCTTCAATCTCGCCGTACTGATCAACCTGATCGTGGCCTTCTTTTACCCGTTCGAAAATGCTGTCCCCGGTTAGTGGACTGACTGCGGTGGGGCTCGTTAGCCAGTCGATGGCtaatggttttgtttcttccagAGCTAAGCTTTCACCTGTCGTCGCTCATCTGGCTCGTTATGCTCGTCTCGTTGGCGATCGTCATCACGCTGCCCCGTCAGTCGGGCATCCGCACGTTCGTGGTGGCCCTGATTCTGCGGCTAATCTTTTCCTGTGGTCCGGAACCGACGCTCTGGCTGCTTGGGTGCATCACCGTGGTCATGAAGGGCGTGCACATCATTAGTCTGATGGGCAACTATGGGACACTCGAGAAACACTTCGTTTCGATCGTGACCGATGCGGAGCTGCTGTACCACTTCTTCTATCTGCTGTTTTGCGTGTTCGGTGTGCTGCTGCatccgtttttcttctccattcTGGTCGGTAATGAGGGAGACGCAACGAAATCACAATGTTTTGAACTGATTTCCGTATTTCTAGCTGTTCGATGTGGTGTACCGTGAGGAAACGTTGCTAAACGTAATTCGATCCGTTACGCGAAACGGGCGTTCGATTATATTGACCGCCGTGTTGGCACTCATTCTGGTCTACATGTTCTCCATCATCGGGTACATGTTCTTCCGGGACGATTTTCTGGTACCGGTCGACGAGGAGTATAGCCCGACGGTGGGGTCGACGTTGTCCGCCGATGGGGTCGACTGTTCGTCTCCCGACTCGAGCACCATCAGTCACATGGCGGCACCGTCGGCGGGCATCGTCGACGAAGTGGTTCAGCAGGCGTGTGCCAAGCTGACGACTCCGCCGGGGgctgacggtgatgatggggAGATGAAGGAGCGCGGCTGTGATTCGATGATCATGTGCATCATTACCACGATGAATCAGGGCCTCCGGAATGGGGGAGGCATCGGTGATATCCTTCGAGCGCCCAGCCGCCGGGAAACGCTGTTCGTGCCGCGCGTGATCTATGATCTACTGTTCTTCTTCATCGTGATCATCATCGTTCTGAACCTGATCTTCGGTGTGATCATCGATACGTTTGCGGACCTGAGAAGCGAAAAGCAGCAGAAGGAGCTGATCCTCAAGAAcacgtgtttcgtgtgcggcCTGAATCGGTCGGCGTTTGACAACAAAACGGTCAGCTTCGAGGAGCACATCAAAAACGAGCACAACATGTGGCACTACCTGTACTTTATCGtgctggtgaaggtgaaggacCCGACCGAGTTTACCGGCCCCGAGAGCTACGTGCACGCGATGGTGAAAGCGAACATACAGGACTGGTTTCCACGGTTGCGCGCCATGtcgctggccgccgtcgacggcgatggcgaacaGATTGAGCTGCGCAGTTTGAAGACCCTGCTCGAAACCAATCACATTGCGGTGCGCGAACTGATGGCACAGATTATGGAGCTGGAAAATAAGGTAGGCACTCCGTTGCAGGGTTTTGCTTTCGGGTCTCAATGTCCCCCTTTTTACCAATTCGGTTCCTCCGGCAGATGACGGAGCAGCGCAAGCAACGGCAGAGGCACGCCCTGCTCAATCCAACCACCTCCACGTCGTACCAGTTCTATCCCCAGCTCTGATGCTCTTCAGCCGCACTCCCGGACGATGAGGGCGGCCAAGGATGCAGGCCTTAGAGGGGACTAGGACACTGGGCACTGGGTCACACTAGGAATTGTGCTGCACGTGGGAAGTAGATTTGTGATAATCGTGCAAAATGCTGATTGTGGGCGATGGGGTTACGTTTAAGGCCCTTGCTCTGGTTCCGGGCCTAATAGGCTCAAGATTCGAATCGGGTGTGGATGTTTCGTGTTTGCAATATTCTTCAACAGTTTCATAGTTCTATCAAGTTGGCCACCAAGGGTGAGTTCTTAGAAAGAAATGCAATTCGGGGACAGGGAGACAGATCTTCTAGTAAGCATGTTGTGTACAGAAATAAATCCGTTACAGATCAGTGGTCGAAAAGGTTGCAATTCTGTTTAACAGAACTCTAAGATGTCGTCAAACATTTCACTCGTCTAGGATACGTTTTGTAACAATCTCTTATCTGTTCCTACCACTCCAATTGTTGGCTGTCTTAACCGatgtcctctctctctctctctctctctctctttccgtgAGGCTCCAAATGTAACTGTGAATATTTCCCACCTTATCTTCTACCGACAGACTGAGACTTTCTAGGACTTTTTTCCAATTCGACAACCCCTTTCTATCAATCAATCTGTAGGACAATAAACTCATGGAGTCTAACTCAACGGTTTGCTCATGCAATATGAAGGAATTTTCGATTGCACTCCCATTGAAGTCTTTGTATCTCCATTTTATAGTCGTTAATGCGTAGCACAGTGAAATTTACAATATGCACCGCAGCGTATGCAACGAATAACTGTTATAGATAATACCCTAGAGCTATCCCGGAATCCTGATTTGATTTGAGGCACgttttggaaaagaaaaagtccCATTTCTATCGAATCAAGCTATGTGATATTTTTACTACCTTGCCTTTGTCTCGATTTTCAATCTCCCTACAAAAGTTTGGGTTTTGGCCAGAGTAAAAttagaaacaacaacaactattTATGATGTATTTAGCTTTAACGCATCTAAGATTGGAAACGTAATAAATTTGCACCACTGTTTCGTTGATGGATCGCTCTATTTAGTCGCCGTTGGGTATTCAATAAGTCTTCACCCCATTTGCCTCGTTGCACAGCACAGGTTTACTTTGATCCCCGTTACAATAGCACTCCTTGCAGTAGGCATTTCACGTTTCAAACAAGTTATCGGCATTGGCAACATGGGCAAAATCAAGTAGATCAGCTGTTACTAAAGCAGGGAAGAATCACGCCACAGACGGTGGCTATCTCGTTCAAAAAAGtataataaaattacaaaactcTTCAACATAAACTCCCTTCTGTTTCAAACCACGGATGAAACGACGGGTGAACCACGGGTAAGTGCACGAGTGAAATACGAGAGCCGAAAAATAAGACAccttttttaatggttttaCATTCGACATACgtcttttcacttttattgaGTAGCTCGTAGTATTTTCAATCGAATCTGCAAATATGGAGCACGCACTGAACCAGGCAGATTGGAGTGGTTGCGAAGGACGAATTAATGAATGATGGATGTGACAGTCGTGTTCTTTGTGTACTTCCGGATCGCGGTGGCCTACTAAACACTTTGCTCATTTGCTACCCACTCTACCGCACCGACGGAAACTTCTTAGACATccgtttgatttgttgtttgtgctgCCCTGCCCTTTCTTTCATCTTACATTTACGTCGACTACTGTTAGCGCAGTGGATTAATCACAATAGATTTTGTTTCTGCTATTAAATAGCATCACCGTGTATGTTTTGCGTGCTGGCGGTCGATTGGCTCGAAATGGAGATTTCCttattcgttttgtttataGAGAGGCTACTCTCTGGTCAAAACCACAAAGggcattttaaaatttcactCCCTTTTTTTCCTAATAATTgtatgttttgcatttatctTTGGTTCGTCTCACAAGCAGTGATTACGCTTGCTCTGCATCGCGCCTCGTTCCCAACACTTTTGTGTCGACAGCTTTACGATGGAGCAGGTTGTAAAGAGAAGCCCTAGTGATAAAGTTGAGCAAATCAACACCGAACAAAGAAAAGGCTTACGAGgatgatggcgacgacgacgacgacaaagaTACTAAAGGACAGCGGATAGCAGCGCGCTTGGCGGCACAGAACACTAGCAGCTCGATCACGATTAGGCGATAAACGAAGCGACATTTTAGCGACATGGTGAACGAACGTTTTttggttgttattgttttaaataCTAATTTTTTATCTCTTCTTTTCTCGCTTAatcaacccccccccccccccNNNNNNNNNNNNNNNNNNNNNNNNNNNNNNNNNNNNNNNNNNNNNNNNNNNNNNNNNNNNNNNNNNNNNNNNNNNNNNNNNNNNNNNNNNNNNNNNNNNNACATCGAGCTCCGCGGTTTTGGCTACATCGAATTTTATAAATGTACTCTGCGCGCGGTCGTTCTAtcgttttgtgtgtgcgtgtttcgccgtgccgtgtaaCTGGTCTTCAAGTTCTGGGGACTATTGGGCAGCCGCAGTTGATATCAAAAATGGTATGGTCTATAGAATCGTGTTAGTCCTAGAAGTCATTTATTCAAGACGCTTAGAAGCTCTGTGTTTCGGCCCCGTACTTCGAAAGGAATACAAATTGTTCGGCATTGCTGTAGCTATTTGTTGATCGTTGCACTAAAAAAACTAAGTGATTATCTTATCGgcgttgtgtatgtgtggtgttTAACGACGCTCCTTCCGCCGTTACTCTCTCGTGGTGCTTAAGATGATCTAGTAGGTGCTGCTTGAAGTGCTCTTCTTCTCACTCTCCAATTGGTTGTTGTAGTTATAAAAATGAGGCAGTTTCCTCGCTTCGGCATCCTCCTCTTCTGGGCTACTACGAATGGACCTACACTGGTGCTAGTGAAATTGACTCTCATCAGCCGTCGAGGGTGCGCGGTTCTATAACTCGATCGAAAACCAGCTTACAATCGTCTACTGTCTATCGTAAAGGTACTCCCTCAATACCACGTCAAGTTTCATCGACTAAACTAAAATTCACTAGAGCGCGCTCCGTAACTTCATGTGGGTCTCTACTAGCGTTGCTTTGCCCAGAGGAGAACCTGCTGCTCTGGTTGTGTGGTGAGGAATTTGTGGCCGCTTTTACACTATTCGCTTTTGGGTACTCTGGCTACTGACTCCCGGGCTATCGGTCGTAGGAAACGCTATTCGGCGAAAAGGACTTTAACGTGAAACACAAGATTGCTGCAAAGAGCCACTGCTCGAACCAATAATGCAACAGAACAACAGAATGCAGCCTGCAAAAGacagaaaagtaaaacaataaaacacaaaacaaataaaaatcgacCAAAGAAATATAAAGGATAGTATATTACGGTTACatgcaatttatttgcaaGTCTTTTCTATCGAATTTGCGATAAGAAGCAACACGCACATCAATTGGTTTAGTTCTCTAACCTAACATATTCTCTCGCTCCCTTTATGCGCTCTTTACGCTCAAAAACGAAGCCACCTGGGGCGAGTCGGGTCGCTGAATGCTTTGGGCTACTGGATAAATCGAACTGCATCGGTGTGACAGTGACTCCCATTTCACACCCCGTTGGAATGCACTGAATTGCCGTTACTATTGGGACCGTTTCGAGCGGAAGTGACACCCCGTGAAACGGCATTAGACGCGAGTTACGGTGGAAGAAAATAATATACTTTCTCACGCTTCCTGCTTCGAAGTTTGGAGTGTGTTTAGTGTTCCTCAAATGCATCACTGTCGGATTGGAATGCCGGGAAAACCCGGAACATATTTTTAATGGCCATAATCCTTTTCTGCGTTtgcttccgacgacgacgaggacgacccgtgatgaaacgaaaccgagaaatgatcgctccgctccgctctcGATCGAGTTCGCGCCCCATCGATCGTGAGGGTGCCGCCCGGGGCCAGGGATAATGCGTGTGGGCTTAAAAAATAAGGGTATCTAATAGCCGCCCGTCTGCGGCTACCGTTGCAGTAAATATTATGTGTAGATCTGGAAGATGATCAGGATGCTGAGGATGGTGCAGATGAAGCAGATAAGCACCGGCAGGATGACGATGAAACGGAGCGATCTGTGGACGAAAGGAAGTAGCTAAATCAGGAGAGTTTGTCAAAAGATACGCGTTGCCCACTACTCTACCTCCACGGGCCATCGGCCGGATGTCAAAGATCACCGGCATCGTGTTCCGGATCGAGCTGGTTGACCGAGTTGGCGTTGGACTGGAAGAGACTCGAGCTCACCGTATCCTGCTGGTCGCCGGTGTTGCCCGCGGTTCCTCCCGCCTTGGCCGTCGTCTGGATGGTCGATTTGGCGTTGGCGGCCGACCGTTTTGATTTCCCTAGTAGCCAGAAAAACACTGTTCCCAGTCGTTCGGCAAATTGTCGCACGCGACGATCGATGGATGTGTGGATGCGGTGAAGCAGATAGATGGTGGTGTGAATGGTGCAGCGAAATGAAACGGTTGAAATGGCACGATTACATGAAAGGCGCAccaatttgcaaacaaaaagcaacagaaatGATGGGACGCATAGGGGAGTCACAGAACACACATGCGCACACACGTGGTCGAAGGTGAGCATTAGAACCGATAAGATGAGTGATTAACAGAGCGTGAAGTGTAAGGGGAGTTTATCGAacaaggaaaagaaacgaaacaaaaataagaaaatagtattaaaataaaaataatcaaaggCTAGCATGAAGCTAATGGCTGATTTTGGTAGGTAACAGAGTTCGAATAATCTTGTCAAAATATGTCGCGCTAGGTCACAATGAACCTCTTCTTGGAGTCGTGCCCGTGCTATGGTCAACatcgattttcgatttggtTATGTACGACGTGAAAGGAATGTGAAGCGTGGCCCTCTGCCATCGAGGGGCAGCTTACCTCCTGAGAAACACAGACACCCCTTGTCGTCTGCGGTGCAGTCTTTTTTGCCACTGTTCAGCTCGCGGCTGAGCTCGTTCATGCAGCGCTGGTAGTAATCGTAGTCCTTCAGATACCAAaccggcggccaacggtgcTCCCGCAAATAGTCCTGATTGTCCGGGTGCAAACTCTTCAGGCTGCGCGGGGACAGCCGGCAGATGCTGTTGTAGTTCACGCACAGATGCGACATACACCACTCCGCCAGCTGGTGCGCATTGTGCAGCTGGAGGGTTGGTTGGGCGAGAAAATAGCACCGGATTAAGAATGTTGCACGGACGAGCTATACACCCCACCTGGGGGAGGATAGTGCACAAACCTTCACCGGTTCCAGCAGTCGCAGGCAGTGCTCGACTGCTTCGCTCGTCTCGCTCTGTGACATTCGCAGCAAATCCTCGATCACGCGACACTCGACCAGATTCAGCAGCCGTGGCAAGCATAGCCGGTTGGCCAGCTCCAGCAGGTTCAAACACTTGTCGGCCGAGATTGGCGGTATTTCGTCGGTGTACAGATAGCACAGCAGCTTGTGGAACGTGTACTCCGTCACACCGGGAAGTACAATCTGTGGATGATGCAAAAAACGATTAAAGAAAATCCCCATAAAGTCCTAGACATTAGGCGAATTTTCTTACCAAATTGGCATGAGCCTCACGGAAATCACCGTTCAGCATCGCTTTCATCACATCACAGCGTGCGACCAGCATGGCGCGGTGGGCCTTCATGTGACCATCGTCCAGCTCGAACGTGATATCCCCGAAGATACCGTTTTGAACACAATATTTCtccaaattttgtttcatacACTGAAAAACGTACATGTTACTTTTCGAGGTCAACCGTCCAAACATGTTGTTGCCCTTACCGTCGAGTAATGTTGAATCGTTTCATCGTTCATGAAACTTTGATTCGCCTGCGAGTTGGACAGGAGCACCATCAGCTGGGGAAGCTCCAGAAATTCGGCGGCCTGTCTGATTTCCTACACGCGACGAACGAAAGGACAACGAAAAGAGGTTATGTTAAAAGCGCGTTTTACGACTGGAAAAAAGCAGACAGttaatcaaaaatcaatccacaATCGTTAGCGTCGCCTAGGAGATAAGACATTCATAGCAAGCGTAGAGTATAAAACGCCAGAGAGTCAGTGTGTGGTCAGTGGTCAAAGCAATAGAAGAAGAGTAAAGAGTGAAGAGAGAATTGCAAATTTTTACAGTAGTTAAAAATCAACGTGTCAATCGAAAAGGGTAACAACGAGAAGAGACGTAGCTTatacacaacaaacaaaagggAGCCACTATTACAAACATATCGCACGGAAAGTGTTCACCTAGGATACTGTTTGACGGAAGTGCGTCAAAGgaacaaatttaaaatcaattttctaaaTTAACGAAACGAACATAACGAAGCTACTTTGTAAGGGCAGGCTAAGAGCAGTCGTAAAAGAAGAgcacggaaaataaaacaaatatcgCACGCATTACACAATCGCTTCCGCTAACTAGGCACACAAGCAACGAGGAAGCCTACTTTGTTAGCGTTGGCCCTTTTGCAAATGGATGTTCCTTTAGCAGCAACCAAAGTTAGTCGCGCCCGCAACGTAACGGCATCACAGAAACTAAAGAAACGCGTAGAACGAAAACGCAGATCGAAGCAATCACAGCTGAACCtgaaaaaccataaaactatCGCAAAACTCGGTAACCGCAACGCAACGTCCGTTGGTAAATGCTGTAGTTTTACCAACGAATCTCAatccaaacaacaaaacggtgtttctaaaattgtttctcttttcggAATGAgtgtgtggtgttggtgttcgTATGTGTGTCTTTAGGAACTCGGTTAACTCGTTCTAATTAGGCATTTACCAGTATCAATCCGATCGACGCCGTCTGCAAAGCGGAGCGAAGAGCAGCGTTCGATGTTCGATATTCGAGGGCGGTAGGTAGGTGATAAAATACATAAGAAACAACATAAGTACGAGGTACGCACACGATCGATCACTCGATCGAGATATGTTGGGTTCGGAGGCGAGGATGGATCGAAGGATGTGTTATGACAGGGAACGAACGATACTGGACACAGATCGGAGGGGTTCGGTTCTCTTCCAATCCAATTGAAAGAGATTATTGCGCCAATTAGCATTAAGAAAAGGTCCAAATTTAAATTCCAAAAGCCATTTCAATGAAATACGAATTTTAACAGCACTCCGGTGTCCCTCTCGAGCGCAAAAAAGCCTGTTTCACCGTAATGTGTGAGCAACAGAAGCCTGTCACAATCATATTGAGGCCCTTGGAAGGCCGATCGTTTCAATATGAACCGTGACACGCAAGCCGCAAACGCAATTGATGTAAAACCACCACACTATGAACGACAATATTCTAAAACAGTAATGAAGGCGAAACGGAACCATGGAACGGCAAATATTAAGCAAACCAAAGACTGTGATGCGATATAAACCGAAatcggaaccgaaaaaaggcgaacgttTCGATGTATGTTTGCTCGGTAAGAAAGAACGGCGAAGTTGGATGAGGAAAGAATCAAACGAACTGAAGAAGTTTGCGCTGGAAAAGGAGTTCGAAAATGTGCCACCGATTTATAAGACGTCCTGTGAGAGGCATGCAAAGCGAGTTCGGAAGAGCGATTCAATTGCAGGAGAGCTTTCCATATCAATTTCATGATCgttgtcgatcgattttgttcgattttgcATGGCGTGGCGCGAATTGTGGGATCAAAGAGGTGGAACGATAATAAAACAGAATattaatgatgatgttggGGTAAAACTTTCTAATCACTAGTGTGTTATGCAAATATGCACAAGTGATGttaagtgaaacagaaaaaagaatttatgaattgtaaaacaaaaacacggtgAACGATGTTAACCATCGATGAGATTTTACCCATTTCTGCGATGCATGAAGATGTAAGATGATCACCAAACGGAAGAGGCAAAGACAAACGTTACACCCTGGAGACTTACCTGAATGTCCAAGCAgtcgcgatcgatcgtgccGGTATAGATGAACTTCAGGCACTGCTGCATCGCCTGAGGAGTGATAACTTTGCTAATCTGGACAACCGTCTGAGTCTGCGTGTAGCTGTGTCTTCCACTTTCAATCTAGGCGTTTGTTGGGTGAAAAATATAAAAGGGTCGTTACTAGTCAGTGCCGGCATGGTTGATCGCCGCGGCATCGCCAGATGGTTACCTGGAACACTCTAATACTTTGAAACACCGGATGATGCAACTCGCGGTAGAGATCTTTCTTCGGTTCCACCGTTGGCAGTGCCTGATAGCTGGATCGTCGCTTTAGCTGCTCCCACATTCTaaacgacagagagagagagagggaaagttTTAGAGCCTCCCAAAAGGATCCAAGCAGCGAATCGTACCGATTGGGAGCTTTGTTCTGATCGAGCCGAATCAAACACTCCGTATCCTCGTTAAAATCGGCCGTCGTCGATTCGCCGAACGTCGAGCTGACCATGCTGGACTCGCTGCTGCTTCTCGCACCAATGTCGCTAATGTCCATCATTAGTAACCTatcgcgagcgagagagagaggaaaaaaagaaaagaaccgGTTCCACCGCTTAATAGGTTTCGGCGTTCGTTCCGCGCGAGCGATGGTGGTAAAAGAGTAGTAATTGGAGCGTTTGCTAACCTATGAAATGCATTCGAACTACTCGCTAACATAAATCTATGTACGGAAAAACGGATAGTACCGACAATTAATACTAGATCTGTATAGCACTGGGAATTGAACATGTTCAGCATGTCCTTCGTATGCACGCCGGTAATGAcggtcacttccggtggtggcggtttcGGCGGTCGGAACGGGGCCTGCAAACGGGAAGAAGGGGGGGTGGTGGTTAATGCTGCGTtcacacaccgacaccgacgcaCGGGACGAGCCTACCTGCAATAGAGGCCTCTGGACGCGCTTCAGGTTGGTCATCCAGAAGCGATGTTCGCGCCGGGCGATCAACGACGCGCGGATTGCGTTCTCAAACACCTCGTTGACGCCAAAGTACGTAAAGACGCTCGTCTCGTAGTACGCGACGCCCAGCTCCTTGGCGACGGCGCGGGCTTCGTCCGGCATCACGAGATCGGACTTGCGAGCCGCCCGCACGAACGGACTCCGGTCGCCAAAGTACGACAGATACGTCTCGTCACGGTACATGTACCGCAGATCGTTCTTGCACCCGACCAGTATGACCGGCGTATCCGGGCAGAACTTGCGTATTTCCGGGTACCACATCGCCCGGCAGTTGCGCAGCGAAACCGGATTGGCGATCGAGAAGCATAGCAGCACCACGTCGGATCTGCGGGGAAGAAGGAGACGAATCAATAACGGCCCGAGCGGGGCTTCGGAAGGTTTTCGGGACACTTACCGGCCGTACGCGAATCGGCGATCCTTGTCGTGATCGCCAAAGGTGTCCCACAGGCGCAGGGATACATTTACACCGTCGACAATCTCCCACGATCGTTCGAGGACCTGCAAGAGGCGAAAAGCAGAGACGTTCAAATAACTTGTCGCAATAATCCGGGCGCCACCAGTTGGTGGTAATTAATTCTGATGggattctgttttttttttggatcCAGGTTCAACTGAACTTGCGATCCCAGCGGATACTATTACTATGCCCACCGGAACAGGCTTCCACGGCGCAGGCTCTCGCTCGCCTATTCCGCTCATTAGCGAACAGCTCGCTTCGCTAACTGCGCCATATTGTGCTGTAGGCCTGGCCGGCACCGAACGGAATAATAAACGACGAAAGCCGCGTCTCGTCGAgccgaacggggaaaaacaGAGCCACTGAAACGCGCACGGCGCAGGGTGAAGTATGCGGCAGCCTTTTAGCTGACCGGCTGATGCCGTCGAGCGCAtcgaaagtaaataaacagCCCTTCTGAATACTAATCGCGCTCCGTTGTTTCTAGTTTGAAGTGTTTAGAACGGACGCCCGATCCGCGATCGACGTGTCTGTTGCTGTGTTTTTAGGGCCAATGAATCGTGCGGAGAGGCACCGTTTATTGTTCCCTGTTGGCAAGGGCCGCGATGCTATACTAGCATTATAAGCATTTTGCTCGGCTGAGATCGGGTTTCTAAACATTGCGTTGTCGTGAAGATAATTTGTAAGAAATAGAAGGTCCGTAACCCTTTTTTCTGTACCACCTAGACCCACACACAAAGTACTGTTTGGTAGTAAAACAGGCGAACTTTGTTGCAAACAATACTTAATTAAATAAGGGGCCTCTGGTGTGTTGACTTCACCAGCATTGACGTATGCGGACGTGCTCGATCGTGAAAATCAACTCTCGTTTGCGGACGTGCC
The nucleotide sequence above comes from Anopheles bellator chromosome 1, idAnoBellAS_SP24_06.2, whole genome shotgun sequence. Encoded proteins:
- the LOC131207888 gene encoding rho-related BTB domain-containing protein 1 isoform X2 yields the protein MDNEQPHQELVKCVLVGDTAVGKTRLICARACNKHVSLSQLLNTHVPTVWAIDQYRIYKDVLERSWEIVDGVNVSLRLWDTFGDHDKDRRFAYGRSDVVLLCFSIANPVSLRNCRAMWYPEIRKFCPDTPVILVGCKNDLRYMYRDETYLSYFGDRSPFVRAARKSDLVMPDEARAVAKELGVAYYETSVFTYFGVNEVFENAIRASLIARREHRFWMTNLKRVQRPLLQAPFRPPKPPPPEVTVITGVHTKDMLNMFNSQCYTDLVLIVGTIRFSVHRFMLASSSNAFHRLLMMDISDIGARSSSESSMVSSTFGESTTADFNEDTECLIRLDQNKAPNRMWEQLKRRSSYQALPTVEPKKDLYRELHHPVFQSIRVFQIESGRHSYTQTQTVVQISKVITPQAMQQCLKFIYTGTIDRDCLDIQTASIGLILEIRQAAEFLELPQLMVLLSNSQANQSFMNDETIQHYSTCMKQNLEKYCVQNGIFGDITFELDDGHMKAHRAMLVARCDVMKAMLNGDFREAHANLIVLPGVTEYTFHKLLCYLYTDEIPPISADKCLNLLELANRLCLPRLLNLVECRVIEDLLRMSQSETSEAVEHCLRLLEPVKLHNAHQLAEWCMSHLCVNYNSICRLSPRSLKSLHPDNQDYLREHRWPPVWYLKDYDYYQRCMNELSRELNSGKKDCTADDKGCLCFSGGKSKRSAANAKSTIQTTAKAGGTAGNTGDQQDTVSSSLFQSNANSVNQLDPEHDAGDL
- the LOC131207888 gene encoding rho-related BTB domain-containing protein 1 isoform X3 translates to MDNEQPHQELVKCVLVGDTAVGKTRLICARACNKHVSLSQLLNTHVPTVWAIDQYRIYKDVLERSWEIVDGVNVSLRLWDTFGDHDKDRRFAYGRSDVVLLCFSIANPVSLRNCRAMWYPEIRKFCPDTPVILVGCKNDLRYMYRDETYLSYFGDRSPFVRAARKSDLVMPDEARAVAKELGVAYYETSVFTYFGVNEVFENAIRASLIARREHRFWMTNLKRVQRPLLQAPFRPPKPPPPEVTVITGVHTKDMLNMFNSQCYTDLVLIVGTIRFSVHRFMLASSSNAFHRLLMMDISDIGARSSSESSMVSSTFGESTTADFNEDTECLIRLDQNKAPNRMWEQLKRRSSYQALPTVEPKKDLYRELHHPVFQSIRVFQIESGRHSYTQTQTVVQISKVITPQAMQQCLKFIYTGTIDRDCLDIQEIRQAAEFLELPQLMVLLSNSQANQSFMNDETIQHYSTCMKQNLEKYCVQNGIFGDITFELDDGHMKAHRAMLVARCDVMKAMLNGDFREAHANLIVLPGVTEYTFHKLLCYLYTDEIPPISADKCLNLLELANRLCLPRLLNLVECRVIEDLLRMSQSETSEAVEHCLRLLEPVKLHNAHQLAEWCMSHLCVNYNSICRLSPRSLKSLHPDNQDYLREHRWPPVWYLKDYDYYQRCMNELSRELNSGKKDCTADDKGCLCFSGVFFWLLGKSKRSAANAKSTIQTTAKAGGTAGNTGDQQDTVSSSLFQSNANSVNQLDPEHDAGDL
- the LOC131207888 gene encoding rho-related BTB domain-containing protein 1 isoform X1, which encodes MDNEQPHQELVKCVLVGDTAVGKTRLICARACNKHVSLSQLLNTHVPTVWAIDQYRIYKDVLERSWEIVDGVNVSLRLWDTFGDHDKDRRFAYGRSDVVLLCFSIANPVSLRNCRAMWYPEIRKFCPDTPVILVGCKNDLRYMYRDETYLSYFGDRSPFVRAARKSDLVMPDEARAVAKELGVAYYETSVFTYFGVNEVFENAIRASLIARREHRFWMTNLKRVQRPLLQAPFRPPKPPPPEVTVITGVHTKDMLNMFNSQCYTDLVLIVGTIRFSVHRFMLASSSNAFHRLLMMDISDIGARSSSESSMVSSTFGESTTADFNEDTECLIRLDQNKAPNRMWEQLKRRSSYQALPTVEPKKDLYRELHHPVFQSIRVFQIESGRHSYTQTQTVVQISKVITPQAMQQCLKFIYTGTIDRDCLDIQTASIGLILEIRQAAEFLELPQLMVLLSNSQANQSFMNDETIQHYSTCMKQNLEKYCVQNGIFGDITFELDDGHMKAHRAMLVARCDVMKAMLNGDFREAHANLIVLPGVTEYTFHKLLCYLYTDEIPPISADKCLNLLELANRLCLPRLLNLVECRVIEDLLRMSQSETSEAVEHCLRLLEPVKLHNAHQLAEWCMSHLCVNYNSICRLSPRSLKSLHPDNQDYLREHRWPPVWYLKDYDYYQRCMNELSRELNSGKKDCTADDKGCLCFSGVFFWLLGKSKRSAANAKSTIQTTAKAGGTAGNTGDQQDTVSSSLFQSNANSVNQLDPEHDAGDL
- the LOC131207888 gene encoding rho-related BTB domain-containing protein 1 isoform X4, coding for MDNEQPHQELVKCVLVGDTAVGKTRLICARACNKHVSLSQLLNTHVPTVWAIDQYRIYKDVLERSWEIVDGVNVSLRLWDTFGDHDKDRRFAYGRSDVVLLCFSIANPVSLRNCRAMWYPEIRKFCPDTPVILVGCKNDLRYMYRDETYLSYFGDRSPFVRAARKSDLVMPDEARAVAKELGVAYYETSVFTYFGVNEVFENAIRASLIARREHRFWMTNLKRVQRPLLQAPFRPPKPPPPEVTVITGVHTKDMLNMFNSQCYTDLVLIVGTIRFSVHRFMLASSSNAFHRLLMMDISDIGARSSSESSMVSSTFGESTTADFNEDTECLIRLDQNKAPNRMWEQLKRRSSYQALPTVEPKKDLYRELHHPVFQSIRVFQIESGRHSYTQTQTVVQISKVITPQAMQQCLKFIYTGTIDRDCLDIQEIRQAAEFLELPQLMVLLSNSQANQSFMNDETIQHYSTCMKQNLEKYCVQNGIFGDITFELDDGHMKAHRAMLVARCDVMKAMLNGDFREAHANLIVLPGVTEYTFHKLLCYLYTDEIPPISADKCLNLLELANRLCLPRLLNLVECRVIEDLLRMSQSETSEAVEHCLRLLEPVKLHNAHQLAEWCMSHLCVNYNSICRLSPRSLKSLHPDNQDYLREHRWPPVWYLKDYDYYQRCMNELSRELNSGKKDCTADDKGCLCFSGGKSKRSAANAKSTIQTTAKAGGTAGNTGDQQDTVSSSLFQSNANSVNQLDPEHDAGDL